One genomic window of [Clostridium] scindens ATCC 35704 includes the following:
- the mutS gene encoding DNA mismatch repair protein MutS — translation MAELTPMMQQYMQTKKEYPDCILFYRLGDFYEMFFDDALTASKELEITLTGKNCGLKERAPMCGVPYHAVDGYLNRLVSKGYKVAICEQMEDPATAKGLVKRDVVRIVTPGTNLDTQSLDETKNNYIMCVVYIADRYGLSVADVTTGDYFVTELDDSEKLFDEIYKFMPSELICNEAFYMSGMDLDLMKEKLGITIYSLDAWYFDDAICQRTLKEHFHVSTMEGLGLSDYDCGIIAAGALLQYLIETQKRDLSHITRLSAYATGKYMLLDSSTRRNLELCETLREKHKRGSLLWVLDKTKTAMGARCLRKFIEQPLIDKNSIERRLDAVDELKQNAISREEIREYLTPVYDLERLVCKITYQSANPRDLIAFKSSLSMLPHIKYILEEMKSPLLKDLYERLDTLEDLCHLVEEAIKEDPPLAMKEGGIIRDGYNEEVDRLRSAKSDGKDWLAKLETDEREKTGIKNLKIRYNKVFGYYLEVTNSFKHMVPDYYTRKQTLANAERYIIPELKELEDTILGAEDKLYALEYQLYCEARDKIAKEVLRIQTTAKAIAQLDAFASMALVAEQSRYVRPKINEKGVIDIKDGRHPVVEKMIPNDMFISNDTYLNDKKNRISIITGPNMAGKSTYMRQTALIVLMAQIGSFVPAASADIGLVDRIFTRVGASDDLASGQSTFMVEMTEVANILRNATSKSLLILDEIGRGTSTFDGLSIAWAVIEHISSSRLLGAKTLFATHYHELTELEGKIDNVNNYCIAVKEKGDDIIFLRKIVKGGADKSYGIQVARLAGVPESVTSRAREIVEELVHADITTRIKDIAVHGQEPPRLKARHYDEVDLAQMSLFDTVKDDDVIEEIKSLDVSNLTPIDALNTLYQLQNKLKNRW, via the coding sequence GTGGCAGAATTAACACCAATGATGCAGCAGTATATGCAGACAAAAAAAGAGTACCCGGACTGCATCCTATTCTATAGATTGGGCGACTTTTACGAGATGTTCTTCGACGATGCCCTGACCGCATCCAAAGAACTGGAGATTACGCTGACCGGAAAAAACTGTGGCCTTAAGGAACGGGCGCCCATGTGCGGAGTCCCTTACCATGCGGTGGACGGTTACTTGAACCGGCTGGTTTCCAAAGGATATAAGGTGGCCATCTGCGAGCAGATGGAAGATCCCGCAACCGCCAAAGGCCTGGTAAAAAGGGATGTCGTCAGGATCGTTACGCCTGGTACCAACTTAGATACCCAGTCTCTGGACGAGACGAAGAACAATTATATCATGTGCGTGGTCTACATCGCAGACAGGTATGGCCTTTCGGTGGCGGATGTGACGACGGGAGACTACTTCGTCACGGAACTGGATGACAGCGAGAAATTATTTGATGAGATCTACAAATTCATGCCCTCAGAGTTAATCTGCAATGAGGCTTTTTATATGAGCGGCATGGATCTGGACCTGATGAAGGAAAAACTGGGAATCACCATCTATTCCCTGGATGCATGGTACTTTGATGATGCGATCTGCCAGCGTACGCTCAAGGAGCATTTCCATGTCAGCACCATGGAAGGACTGGGCCTTAGCGACTATGATTGCGGCATTATTGCCGCCGGAGCCTTGCTTCAATATCTGATCGAGACACAGAAGCGGGACTTATCCCATATTACCAGGCTCTCCGCTTACGCAACCGGCAAATATATGCTCCTGGACAGTTCCACCAGGCGCAATCTGGAATTATGCGAGACCCTGCGGGAGAAGCATAAGAGAGGGTCTCTATTGTGGGTGCTGGATAAGACCAAGACGGCAATGGGCGCCCGGTGCTTAAGGAAATTCATTGAGCAGCCGCTGATTGATAAAAATTCCATTGAACGCCGGCTGGACGCGGTGGACGAGTTGAAGCAGAATGCCATTTCCAGGGAAGAGATCCGGGAATACTTAACACCGGTCTATGACTTGGAAAGGCTGGTGTGCAAAATCACATACCAGTCTGCAAATCCAAGAGACCTGATCGCTTTTAAAAGTTCCCTGTCTATGCTTCCGCATATCAAGTACATATTGGAGGAGATGAAGTCTCCCCTGCTGAAAGATCTCTATGAAAGGCTGGATACGCTGGAAGACTTATGCCATCTGGTAGAGGAGGCTATTAAGGAAGACCCGCCGCTGGCAATGAAAGAGGGAGGGATCATCAGAGATGGATATAACGAGGAGGTGGACCGGCTGCGCTCGGCCAAATCCGATGGAAAGGACTGGCTTGCCAAGCTGGAGACGGATGAAAGGGAGAAGACCGGAATCAAGAATCTGAAGATCCGTTACAACAAGGTGTTCGGATATTATCTGGAAGTTACCAATTCTTTTAAACATATGGTACCGGACTATTATACGAGGAAGCAGACGCTTGCAAACGCGGAGCGTTACATCATTCCGGAACTGAAGGAACTGGAGGATACCATCCTGGGGGCGGAAGACAAGTTGTATGCGCTGGAATACCAGCTCTACTGCGAGGCGCGGGACAAGATTGCCAAAGAAGTCCTGCGGATACAGACGACGGCGAAAGCCATCGCCCAGTTGGACGCCTTCGCCTCCATGGCCCTTGTGGCGGAACAGAGCCGCTATGTAAGGCCGAAAATTAATGAAAAAGGCGTGATCGACATCAAAGACGGGCGTCATCCGGTCGTGGAGAAGATGATTCCCAACGATATGTTCATATCCAACGATACATATCTTAACGATAAGAAGAACCGGATCTCTATCATTACGGGTCCCAATATGGCGGGGAAATCCACCTATATGCGTCAGACGGCCCTGATCGTGCTGATGGCCCAGATCGGCTCATTCGTGCCGGCTGCCAGCGCGGATATCGGACTGGTGGACCGCATCTTTACCAGAGTGGGCGCATCGGATGACCTGGCAAGCGGACAGAGTACCTTCATGGTAGAGATGACAGAGGTTGCCAATATCCTGCGCAATGCCACCAGCAAGAGCCTTCTGATCCTGGATGAGATCGGCCGGGGAACCAGCACCTTTGATGGGCTGAGCATTGCCTGGGCCGTAATCGAGCATATCAGCAGCAGCAGGCTGTTGGGAGCCAAGACGCTGTTTGCCACCCATTATCATGAACTGACAGAGTTGGAAGGCAAGATCGACAACGTAAATAACTACTGCATTGCGGTAAAGGAAAAGGGCGATGACATCATCTTCCTTCGCAAGATCGTCAAAGGCGGCGCAGATAAGAGTTATGGAATCCAGGTTGCCAGGCTGGCTGGCGTACCCGAAAGCGTCACCAGCCGTGCCAGGGAAATCGTGGAAGAACTGGTACATGCGGATATCACCACCAGGATCAAGGATATTGCAGTCCATGGGCAGGAGCCGCCCAGGCTTAAGGCCAGGCATTATGATGAGGTGGATCTGGCTCAGATGTCCCTGTTCGATACGGTGAAGGACGATGACGTGATCGAGGAGATCAAGAGCCTGGATGTCAGCAACCTGACGCCGATCGACGCGCTGAATACATTGTACCAGTTACAGAACAAACTGAAAAACAGGTGGTAG
- the mutL gene encoding DNA mismatch repair endonuclease MutL, which yields MNKIQVLDPVTIDKIAAGEVIERPASVVKELVENAIDAGATAIVTEIEEGGISMIRIADNGCGMDASDVPNAFLRHSTSKIRTVEDLVHIGSLGFRGEALSSIAAVSQVEMITKTKDQVLGTRYRIAGGKEEELDETGARDGTTFLIRQLFYNTPARRKFLKTPMTEASHVGDLLTRMALSHPEISFQFINNGQSKLHTSGNGNLKDVIYHVYGREIAANLLAADYESPGLKIRGFLGKPLISRGNRNFENYFINGRYVKSSIISKAIEDAYKDFTMQHKYPFVVLHIEIDGEHVDVNVHPTKMELRFNNQQEVYNSIYAAVDHGLHAEELIPHVEVDAPKAAAPMKQEGGAPHAAQKKDNPVVPDRTTSVQPAPSAKKSVPAPEERTLDYFMQKMKERVAAYHAQQNQEAPKKAPDVKVSAQPSEDRREAPSDRVCETPEYAAQQLNLFEENLVERKVQAEYKIIGQVFETYWLVEFNDSLYIIDQHAAHERVLYEKTLKSMKTREFTSQFISPPIVLDLSMQEAELLNQYMDQFTRIGFEIEEFGQESYAVRAVPGNLFGIAKKDLLLQMLDGLSDEVSRNLSPDMIDEKVASMSCKAAVKGNMKLSATEVDSLIGELLTLENPYHCPHGRPTIIAMTKRELEKKFKRIV from the coding sequence ATGAATAAGATACAAGTATTAGACCCGGTTACGATTGATAAGATCGCCGCCGGGGAAGTAATCGAACGCCCCGCATCGGTCGTAAAGGAACTGGTGGAAAATGCCATAGACGCAGGAGCCACGGCCATCGTCACAGAGATTGAAGAAGGCGGCATCTCTATGATCCGGATCGCGGATAATGGCTGCGGCATGGATGCATCGGACGTTCCCAACGCGTTCTTGCGGCATTCCACCAGCAAGATACGTACTGTGGAGGATCTGGTACATATTGGCTCCCTGGGATTCAGAGGCGAGGCGCTTTCCAGCATCGCCGCCGTCTCCCAGGTGGAGATGATCACCAAGACAAAGGATCAGGTTCTGGGCACCCGGTACCGGATCGCGGGAGGAAAGGAAGAAGAACTGGATGAGACAGGGGCCAGGGATGGCACCACATTTCTGATCCGCCAGCTCTTCTACAATACGCCGGCAAGGAGGAAGTTTTTAAAGACTCCTATGACAGAGGCGAGCCATGTGGGGGATCTGCTGACCCGAATGGCATTGTCCCACCCGGAGATCTCCTTCCAGTTCATCAATAACGGGCAGTCCAAGCTGCATACTTCCGGCAATGGCAATCTTAAGGATGTCATCTATCATGTATATGGCAGAGAGATTGCAGCCAATCTGCTGGCAGCCGACTACGAATCCCCCGGACTTAAAATCAGAGGATTTCTTGGAAAGCCGCTGATATCGAGGGGAAACCGGAATTTTGAGAATTATTTCATCAACGGAAGATATGTAAAGAGCAGCATTATATCCAAAGCCATCGAAGATGCGTATAAGGACTTTACCATGCAGCATAAATATCCTTTTGTGGTACTGCACATCGAGATTGATGGCGAGCATGTGGATGTGAATGTCCATCCTACAAAGATGGAACTGAGGTTTAATAATCAGCAGGAAGTCTATAATTCTATATATGCGGCTGTTGACCATGGACTTCATGCGGAAGAGCTGATCCCGCATGTGGAAGTCGATGCGCCTAAGGCCGCAGCGCCCATGAAGCAGGAGGGCGGAGCGCCTCATGCGGCGCAGAAGAAAGATAATCCAGTGGTTCCCGATAGAACTACTAGCGTACAGCCCGCACCGTCGGCAAAAAAATCTGTTCCAGCGCCGGAAGAACGCACCCTGGACTATTTCATGCAGAAGATGAAGGAACGGGTTGCGGCATATCACGCCCAGCAGAATCAGGAGGCGCCTAAGAAGGCGCCTGATGTTAAAGTGTCTGCCCAGCCGTCCGAAGACCGCAGGGAAGCCCCCTCGGACCGGGTTTGCGAGACGCCGGAATATGCGGCCCAGCAGCTGAACTTATTCGAAGAGAATCTGGTGGAGCGGAAGGTTCAGGCAGAGTATAAGATCATCGGCCAAGTCTTCGAGACTTACTGGCTTGTCGAATTTAACGACAGCCTCTATATTATCGACCAGCATGCGGCCCACGAGCGGGTGCTGTATGAAAAGACTTTAAAGAGCATGAAGACCAGGGAATTTACCTCCCAGTTTATCAGTCCGCCCATCGTGCTGGATCTGAGCATGCAGGAGGCGGAACTTTTAAACCAGTATATGGATCAGTTTACCCGTATCGGCTTCGAGATCGAGGAGTTCGGGCAGGAGTCTTATGCCGTAAGGGCAGTGCCCGGCAATCTGTTCGGCATTGCCAAGAAGGATTTGCTGCTGCAGATGCTGGATGGCCTGTCGGATGAAGTGAGCCGAAATCTTTCGCCGGATATGATCGATGAGAAAGTTGCCTCCATGTCCTGCAAGGCGGCCGTGAAGGGGAATATGAAGTTGTCAGCCACGGAAGTGGATTCCTTGATCGGCGAGCTTCTGACGCTTGAGAACCCATATCACTGCCCGCATGGACGCCCGACGATCATCGCCATGACGAAGCGGGAACTGGAAAAGAAATTCAAAAGGATTGTATAG
- the miaA gene encoding tRNA (adenosine(37)-N6)-dimethylallyltransferase MiaA, with protein MKKPLVVLTGPTAVGKTKASIGLAKAIGGEIISADSMQVYRHMDIGSAKIRPEEMQGVPHHLIDVLEPSEEFHVVRFQQMAKAAMEEIYSRGHIPVIVGGTGFYIQAVLYDIDFTENDGDRAFRQELMDYADANGPLSLHERLKEVDPKAADAIHPNNTKRVIRALEFCHQTGKKISEHNEKEREKESPYNFVYFVLNDERQKLYERIDRRVDLMIQEGLVEEVSRLKEMGYARDMVSMQGLGYKEILACLDGECTLDEAIYMIKRDTRHFAKRQITWFKRERQVIWIEKEAYGYDEEKILHTMIKHMEGVLCLEDYSGVPNF; from the coding sequence ATGAAGAAACCATTAGTAGTTCTTACAGGGCCCACTGCCGTAGGAAAGACAAAAGCCTCCATCGGGCTTGCAAAGGCGATCGGGGGCGAGATTATTTCCGCGGATTCCATGCAGGTATACAGGCATATGGATATCGGTTCGGCAAAGATACGGCCGGAAGAGATGCAAGGCGTGCCTCATCATCTGATCGATGTGCTGGAGCCGTCGGAAGAATTCCATGTCGTGCGCTTTCAGCAGATGGCCAAGGCCGCGATGGAAGAGATCTATTCCAGAGGACATATTCCGGTGATCGTAGGCGGCACTGGATTCTATATCCAGGCAGTATTGTACGATATTGACTTTACGGAGAATGACGGCGATCGAGCATTCCGCCAGGAACTGATGGACTATGCGGATGCGAATGGGCCGTTAAGCCTTCATGAGCGCCTTAAGGAAGTCGATCCGAAGGCCGCTGATGCGATTCACCCCAATAACACCAAGAGAGTCATCCGGGCACTGGAATTCTGCCATCAGACGGGGAAGAAGATATCGGAGCATAATGAGAAGGAGCGGGAGAAGGAATCACCCTATAATTTCGTTTATTTTGTGCTAAATGACGAGCGCCAGAAGTTATATGAGCGCATCGACAGACGAGTGGATCTTATGATACAGGAAGGCCTGGTAGAAGAAGTGTCCCGGCTAAAGGAGATGGGGTATGCCAGGGATATGGTTTCCATGCAGGGGCTGGGATATAAGGAGATCCTCGCCTGCCTGGACGGGGAATGCACGCTTGACGAAGCCATCTATATGATTAAGCGTGATACCAGACATTTTGCCAAAAGACAGATCACCTGGTTTAAGAGGGAGAGACAGGTAATCTGGATTGAGAAAGAAGCATACGGCTATGATGAAGAAAAGATACTGCACACAATGATAAAACATATGGAGGGAGTACTATGTTTAGAAGATTATTCGGGGGTTCCAAATTTTTAA
- a CDS encoding methionine gamma-lyase family protein, whose amino-acid sequence MLEIEAIYRQIGIRQNVLAFGGQIEKELKERFEQIDQIAEYNQLKVIQAMQKNRVSEGCFNYASGYGYDDQGRDTLEEVYASVFHTESALVRPQIACGTHALSIALSANLRPGDELLSPAGKPYDTLEEVIGIRPSCGSLAEYGISYRQVDLLEDGTFDYDRIRKAIGPKTKLVTIQRSKGYQTRPSFSVKQIGELIAFVKEINPDIICMVDNCYGEFVEAIEPSDVGADMVVGSLIKNPGGGLAPIGGYIAGRKDLIDACGYRLTSPGLGKEVGASLGVMQSFYQGLFLAPTVVAGALKGAIFAANIYERLGYAVVPNGTESRHDIIQAVEFGTPEGVIAFCKGIQAAAPVDSYVTPEPWAMPGYDSDVIMAAGAFVQGSSIELSADGPIKPPYAVYFQGGLTWPHAKLGILMSLEYLVRDGIVTLP is encoded by the coding sequence ATGTTAGAGATAGAAGCAATATACAGACAGATTGGAATCAGGCAGAACGTTCTTGCATTTGGAGGGCAGATTGAGAAAGAACTGAAAGAGCGTTTTGAACAGATCGATCAGATCGCGGAGTATAATCAGTTGAAGGTTATACAGGCCATGCAGAAAAACCGGGTGAGCGAGGGGTGCTTTAACTACGCCAGCGGATACGGATACGATGACCAGGGACGGGATACATTGGAGGAAGTCTATGCCAGCGTATTCCATACGGAAAGCGCGCTTGTACGCCCGCAGATCGCATGCGGAACCCATGCCTTATCCATTGCGCTTAGCGCAAACCTGCGCCCGGGGGATGAACTGCTGTCCCCGGCCGGAAAGCCTTACGATACGCTGGAAGAAGTAATCGGCATCCGTCCGTCTTGCGGCTCCCTGGCGGAATACGGTATATCCTACCGCCAGGTAGACCTTTTGGAGGATGGGACCTTTGATTACGATCGCATCCGAAAAGCCATAGGTCCTAAGACCAAGCTGGTGACCATTCAGCGCTCAAAGGGATATCAGACCAGGCCCAGCTTCTCCGTGAAGCAGATTGGGGAACTGATTGCCTTTGTAAAAGAGATCAACCCGGATATCATTTGCATGGTGGACAACTGCTACGGCGAGTTCGTGGAGGCCATCGAGCCCAGCGATGTTGGGGCGGATATGGTGGTCGGCTCCCTGATCAAGAATCCGGGCGGCGGCCTGGCTCCGATCGGCGGCTATATCGCCGGACGCAAGGATCTGATCGATGCCTGCGGCTACCGTCTGACGTCTCCCGGCCTTGGAAAAGAAGTGGGCGCGTCCCTGGGAGTCATGCAGTCCTTCTACCAGGGCTTATTCCTTGCGCCGACCGTTGTGGCCGGGGCATTAAAAGGGGCGATATTTGCCGCAAATATCTATGAGCGGCTTGGCTACGCGGTGGTTCCAAATGGAACAGAAAGCCGGCATGATATTATCCAGGCAGTGGAATTTGGAACGCCGGAAGGCGTGATCGCTTTCTGCAAGGGCATCCAGGCGGCTGCCCCGGTAGACTCTTATGTAACGCCGGAGCCATGGGCAATGCCGGGATATGACAGCGACGTGATCATGGCGGCGGGGGCATTCGTTCAGGGCTCTTCTATAGAGTTAAGCGCGGACGGCCCGATCAAGCCCCCATACGCCGTGTATTTCCAGGGCGGCCTTACATGGCCTCATGCCAAACTGGGCATTCTGATGTCTCTGGAATACCTGGTAAGGGATGGAATCGTAACACTGCCATAG
- a CDS encoding BaiN/RdsA family NAD(P)/FAD-dependent oxidoreductase, with translation MNRIGIIGGGASGIVAAIAAARSDGDAQVFILEQKENIGKKILATGNGRCNLTNEAMDASCYHGEDPEFARNVLKQFGYGETLEFFASLGLFTKSRGGYIYPRSDQAASVLELLEMELRRQKVKIYTGVRVEALKLSAKGFVIRADGQRFPADRVILACGGKASKSLGSDGSGYALARSMGHTLSPVVPALVQLKVKKHPFAKAAGVRTDAKVAALLGRQVLAEDTGEMQITAYGISGIPVFQISRHIAKGLYEGKEMKVRVDFLPEMEASQVRKAFNTHLDKCPYATCQEFLTGIFPKKLIPRLLELSHIRQNFPASELKPAQWEDLIRACKQTLLTIEDTNGFDNAQVCAGGVRTGEVYPDTLESRYADGLYLTGELLDVEGICGGYNLQWAWATGYLAGRAAAERP, from the coding sequence ATGAATCGGATTGGAATCATCGGAGGAGGGGCCTCCGGCATTGTGGCTGCGATTGCTGCGGCCAGAAGCGACGGCGATGCCCAGGTCTTTATTCTGGAACAGAAAGAGAACATCGGAAAGAAAATACTTGCCACCGGAAATGGACGCTGCAACCTGACCAACGAGGCGATGGATGCTTCCTGCTACCATGGCGAAGATCCGGAATTTGCCAGGAATGTCCTGAAGCAGTTCGGGTATGGGGAGACCTTGGAATTCTTTGCTTCCCTGGGACTTTTCACCAAAAGCCGGGGCGGCTATATCTATCCCCGCTCGGATCAGGCGGCCTCCGTTCTGGAACTGCTGGAAATGGAACTGCGCAGGCAGAAGGTGAAGATATATACCGGGGTGCGCGTAGAGGCTCTGAAACTTTCCGCCAAAGGATTTGTCATTCGTGCCGATGGTCAGAGGTTCCCTGCGGACCGGGTGATCCTTGCCTGCGGAGGAAAGGCGTCCAAAAGCCTGGGTTCCGACGGGAGCGGGTACGCGCTTGCCAGGTCTATGGGCCATACGCTGTCTCCTGTGGTTCCCGCATTGGTACAGTTAAAAGTAAAGAAACATCCTTTCGCCAAGGCAGCCGGGGTTCGAACCGATGCCAAGGTCGCGGCGCTTCTGGGGCGCCAGGTCCTGGCGGAGGACACGGGAGAAATGCAGATTACCGCCTATGGCATCTCGGGCATCCCGGTATTCCAGATCAGCCGCCACATCGCCAAAGGATTGTATGAGGGGAAAGAGATGAAGGTAAGGGTAGATTTTCTTCCTGAGATGGAGGCATCCCAGGTACGCAAGGCATTTAACACACATTTGGACAAGTGCCCTTATGCCACATGCCAGGAATTCCTGACGGGAATCTTCCCTAAAAAATTAATCCCAAGACTGCTGGAACTGTCTCATATCCGCCAGAACTTTCCGGCATCAGAACTTAAGCCCGCGCAGTGGGAGGATTTGATACGCGCCTGCAAGCAGACTCTGCTTACGATCGAGGACACCAATGGATTTGACAATGCGCAGGTCTGTGCAGGAGGCGTACGTACTGGCGAGGTATATCCGGATACGCTGGAATCCAGGTACGCAGATGGCTTATATCTTACCGGCGAACTCCTGGATGTGGAGGGGATATGCGGAGGATACAATCTGCAGTGGGCTTGGGCTACCGGATACCTGGCAGGGCGCGCGGCGGCGGAAAGACCCTGA
- a CDS encoding NAD(P)/FAD-dependent oxidoreductase: MIRINQLKLNIKHSEADLKEKILKTLCISEDSLLSYEIKKQSLDARRKPELYYVYAVDVKVKNVSSIKKRVRNQNVQFKDKPLSYQIQANGTEVLHHRPVVIGTGPAGLFCGYQLAVLGYRPILLERGACVEERMQAVERFWATGELDQNCNVQFGEGGAGTFSDGKLNTLVHDSNGRSQKVLELFVKYGAPKEILYQHKPHIGTDVLSRVVKNIREAILSYGGEVRFLTRVTDILSESAGEGRRLTALQVYDHAAGKEYALETEIAVLAIGHSARDTFSMLLKNEIPMESKSFAVGVRIEHPQAMIDEFQYGMKNDGSLPPASYKLTENFACGRGVYTFCMCPGGYVVNASSEPGRLAVNGMSYHDRDGFNANSAVIVTVTPQDYGGTGVLAGMEFQRRLEEAAYRLGKGRIPVQLFEDFCKNRPSKGPGDILPQMKGAYAWSNVREIFPPELSRALEEGIRSFDRKIKGYPRPDALVSGVESRTSSPVRISRDESMQSTLFGLYPCGEGAGYAGGITSAAMDGLKTAESIVKKYQSLDKLPKGLRNF; the protein is encoded by the coding sequence ATGATTCGGATCAATCAGTTAAAGTTAAATATCAAGCATTCAGAGGCGGATCTCAAGGAGAAGATCTTAAAGACTCTTTGCATCAGCGAAGATTCGCTTCTTTCTTATGAAATAAAAAAACAGTCCCTGGACGCGAGAAGGAAGCCAGAACTTTACTATGTATATGCCGTGGATGTAAAGGTGAAGAATGTATCTTCCATCAAGAAAAGAGTGCGCAATCAGAATGTGCAGTTTAAAGACAAGCCCCTGTCTTACCAGATTCAGGCGAATGGAACCGAAGTTCTGCATCACCGCCCGGTCGTCATTGGAACCGGGCCGGCAGGGCTTTTCTGCGGCTACCAGCTGGCGGTCTTAGGATACCGGCCCATTCTTCTGGAGCGGGGGGCCTGCGTAGAAGAACGGATGCAGGCGGTAGAGCGGTTCTGGGCTACCGGAGAACTGGATCAGAATTGCAACGTCCAGTTCGGAGAAGGAGGCGCAGGAACCTTCTCCGACGGGAAGCTCAATACCCTGGTCCATGATTCTAACGGACGCAGCCAGAAAGTTCTGGAACTCTTCGTGAAATATGGCGCGCCAAAGGAGATTCTGTACCAGCATAAGCCTCACATCGGTACGGATGTGCTCTCCCGTGTGGTAAAGAACATCCGGGAGGCCATCCTTTCCTATGGCGGAGAGGTGCGCTTCCTCACCCGGGTTACGGACATTCTGTCAGAATCCGCTGGGGAGGGCCGCCGTCTTACGGCCCTGCAGGTCTATGATCATGCAGCTGGAAAAGAATATGCCCTTGAGACGGAGATTGCCGTACTTGCCATTGGGCACAGCGCCAGGGATACCTTCTCCATGCTGCTTAAGAACGAGATTCCCATGGAATCCAAATCTTTTGCCGTAGGCGTTCGGATAGAGCATCCTCAGGCTATGATTGACGAATTCCAGTATGGAATGAAAAACGACGGCTCCCTGCCTCCTGCCTCCTATAAGCTGACGGAGAATTTTGCCTGCGGGAGGGGCGTATATACCTTCTGCATGTGCCCCGGAGGCTACGTGGTTAATGCTTCTTCCGAGCCCGGGCGCCTGGCAGTCAACGGTATGAGCTACCACGACCGGGACGGCTTCAATGCCAACAGCGCCGTGATCGTAACCGTAACGCCACAGGATTACGGCGGGACGGGCGTTCTGGCAGGCATGGAGTTCCAGCGCAGGCTTGAAGAAGCGGCTTACCGCTTAGGTAAGGGAAGGATCCCGGTACAGCTGTTTGAAGATTTTTGCAAGAACAGGCCATCCAAAGGACCGGGAGACATCCTTCCACAGATGAAGGGGGCCTATGCCTGGAGCAACGTCAGAGAGATATTCCCGCCGGAACTATCCAGGGCTTTGGAAGAAGGAATCCGGTCGTTTGACCGTAAGATAAAGGGATATCCCCGCCCTGACGCTCTGGTGTCCGGAGTGGAGAGCCGGACTTCTTCCCCGGTTCGCATCAGTCGGGACGAATCGATGCAGAGTACGCTTTTCGGACTCTATCCATGCGGGGAAGGAGCGGGCTATGCAGGCGGTATTACATCAGCCGCCATGGATGGACTAAAAACGGCAGAATCTATCGTCAAAAAATACCAATCTCTCGACAAACTACCGAAAGGCTTAAGAAATTTTTAA
- a CDS encoding DUF4321 domain-containing protein, translating into MKGTGSKNAWALFLLILTGIVLGGFIGMLAEGVPALSWLAYGQSFGLDEPIILNLGLLVVTFGLTIKITIASIIGVILSIIIYRFL; encoded by the coding sequence ATGAAGGGAACAGGGAGTAAGAACGCCTGGGCTTTGTTTCTGCTTATTTTAACAGGAATCGTCCTTGGTGGCTTTATCGGCATGCTGGCCGAAGGAGTACCGGCTCTTAGCTGGCTGGCCTACGGACAGTCCTTCGGACTGGATGAGCCAATCATCCTGAATCTGGGACTTCTTGTAGTCACGTTCGGCCTGACGATTAAGATAACCATTGCAAGTATTATTGGCGTGATTCTTTCCATTATTATTTATCGTTTCTTATAA
- the radC gene encoding RadC family protein, translating to MNQSNTIKEIPEMERPYEKCERKGAASLSDVELLAVLLRTGTRGEDVLSLARRILYHAGEPGILGIHQFSMERLLKIKGIGKVKAIQISCISELAKRLSKASYQDGLSFSHPATIARYYMEDLRHEKQEVMKLLMLNSKSRLIGETDISKGTVNASLITPRELFIEALQKNAVSIVIMHNHPSGDPTPSREDMLTTKRILDAGALIGIELLDHIIIGNNCYISFREEGLL from the coding sequence ATGAATCAGTCAAATACCATAAAAGAGATACCCGAGATGGAACGCCCATATGAAAAGTGTGAGCGCAAAGGGGCTGCCAGTTTAAGTGATGTAGAGTTGCTGGCTGTGTTGCTGCGTACAGGCACTCGCGGAGAGGATGTGCTTTCCCTGGCAAGAAGGATCCTCTATCACGCAGGCGAGCCAGGAATACTGGGCATACATCAGTTCAGTATGGAAAGACTTCTGAAGATCAAAGGCATTGGGAAAGTAAAGGCAATCCAGATATCCTGCATATCGGAACTTGCCAAGAGGCTTTCCAAGGCCAGTTACCAGGATGGATTAAGTTTCTCGCATCCCGCTACAATTGCCAGATATTATATGGAAGACTTAAGGCATGAAAAGCAGGAAGTGATGAAGCTTCTGATGTTGAACTCGAAATCAAGACTCATTGGCGAGACAGATATATCAAAGGGAACAGTAAATGCCTCCCTCATCACGCCAAGGGAGCTTTTTATAGAAGCATTACAAAAGAATGCTGTATCCATAGTAATCATGCATAATCACCCCAGTGGTGATCCGACTCCCAGCCGGGAAGATATGCTGACGACAAAGAGAATCCTTGATGCAGGCGCATTGATTGGGATCGAACTGTTAGATCATATCATCATTGGCAATAATTGTTATATAAGCTTCCGGGAGGAGGGATTGCTGTAG